One genomic window of Salvia miltiorrhiza cultivar Shanhuang (shh) chromosome 4, IMPLAD_Smil_shh, whole genome shotgun sequence includes the following:
- the LOC131020426 gene encoding NAC transcription factor 32-like isoform X1: MSDSEKYLPGFEFVPRDNEIILEYLMKKINNEALRCSRIYTVQFYASTPDDLSQRFRASRDQWFFFTLRVVDRAVAGGGYWEPITSETHIMHNDERIGSRITLAYFAGKPQESTETDWLMQEFRVMNSSTTQQNSMRLDEWVVCKVCKRSGNAGRRMMADVDGEDYYTDMEFDSASTTQSNLTGVDSASTFEITDFDPSTSSGSTNLEQNTVGNDNKASKAAKNQHVESSHLISTARSLPSYHQQVPSFASESHYGTEDYHSQLQVQQACFLSFPLHLLYPLFDSFLREPLEIRTSDCYPSCLFSNFFLLHI, from the exons ATGAGTGACTCGGAGAAGTATCTTCCGGGTTTCGAGTTTGTTCCGAGGGATAACGAGATAATCCTTGAATATCTGATGAAGAAGATCAACAATGAGGCGCTGCGCTGCAGCAGGATCTATACTGTTCAATTTTATGCTTCCACTCCAGATGATCTTTCTC AAAGATTTAGAGCAAGTAGAGACCAGTGGTTTTTCTTCACACTGAGAGTGGTGGACAGGGCGGTAGCAGGGGGTGGTTATTGGGAGCCTATTACCTCTGAAACACACATCATGCATAATGACGAAAGAATTGGGTCGCGCATTACGTTGGCCTACTTTGCGGGGAAACCTCAAGAGTCTACTGAGACTGATTGGTTGATGCAAGAATTCAGAGTAATGAATTCTAGTACAACACAACAAAACAGCATGAGA TTGGATGAATGGGTTGTGTGTAAGGTGTGCAAGAGAAGTGGAAATGCAGGCCGTAGAATGATGGCTGATGTGGATGGAGAGGATTACTACACTGACATGGAGTTTGACTCTGCATCCACTACCCAATCTAACCTGACAGGGGTTGACTCTGCATCTA CGTTTGAGATAACAGATTTTGACCCTTCTACATCTAGTGGTAGCACCAATCTAGAACAGAATACAGTTGGAAATGACAACAAAGCCAGCAAAGCTGCCAAGAACCAACATGTTGAAAGCTCTCATCTAATTTCAACTGCTAG GTCACTGCCCTCTTACCATCAACAAGTTCCCAGTTTTGCATCTG AATCACACTATGGGACGGAGGATTATCACAGTCAACTACAGGTGCAGCAGGCATGCTTTCTTTCCTTCCCATTACATTTGTTGTACCCGTTGTTCGACTCTTTTCTTAGGGAACCACTCGAAATACGAACATCTGATTGTTATCCAAGTTGCCTATTCAGCAACTTTTTCCTGCTACACATCTGA
- the LOC131020426 gene encoding NAC domain-containing protein JA2L-like isoform X2, giving the protein MSDSEKYLPGFEFVPRDNEIILEYLMKKINNEALRCSRIYTVQFYASTPDDLSQRFRASRDQWFFFTLRVVDRAVAGGGYWEPITSETHIMHNDERIGSRITLAYFAGKPQESTETDWLMQEFRVMNSSTTQQNSMRLDEWVVCKVCKRSGNAGRRMMADVDGEDYYTDMEFDSASTTQSNLTGVDSASTFEITDFDPSTSSGSTNLEQNTVGNDNKASKAAKNQHVESSHLISTARSLPSYHQQVPSFASESHYGTEDYHSQLQVQQGHDQLDVEVEYASSSSSSCDPSP; this is encoded by the exons ATGAGTGACTCGGAGAAGTATCTTCCGGGTTTCGAGTTTGTTCCGAGGGATAACGAGATAATCCTTGAATATCTGATGAAGAAGATCAACAATGAGGCGCTGCGCTGCAGCAGGATCTATACTGTTCAATTTTATGCTTCCACTCCAGATGATCTTTCTC AAAGATTTAGAGCAAGTAGAGACCAGTGGTTTTTCTTCACACTGAGAGTGGTGGACAGGGCGGTAGCAGGGGGTGGTTATTGGGAGCCTATTACCTCTGAAACACACATCATGCATAATGACGAAAGAATTGGGTCGCGCATTACGTTGGCCTACTTTGCGGGGAAACCTCAAGAGTCTACTGAGACTGATTGGTTGATGCAAGAATTCAGAGTAATGAATTCTAGTACAACACAACAAAACAGCATGAGA TTGGATGAATGGGTTGTGTGTAAGGTGTGCAAGAGAAGTGGAAATGCAGGCCGTAGAATGATGGCTGATGTGGATGGAGAGGATTACTACACTGACATGGAGTTTGACTCTGCATCCACTACCCAATCTAACCTGACAGGGGTTGACTCTGCATCTA CGTTTGAGATAACAGATTTTGACCCTTCTACATCTAGTGGTAGCACCAATCTAGAACAGAATACAGTTGGAAATGACAACAAAGCCAGCAAAGCTGCCAAGAACCAACATGTTGAAAGCTCTCATCTAATTTCAACTGCTAG GTCACTGCCCTCTTACCATCAACAAGTTCCCAGTTTTGCATCTG AATCACACTATGGGACGGAGGATTATCACAGTCAACTACAGGTGCAGCAG GGACATGATCAACTCGATGTGGAAGTGGAATACGCAAG TTCGAGTTCTTCATCCTGTGATCCTAGTCCGTAA